In Roseibium algicola, the DNA window ATTGAGCCGTCGAAAAACAGTCGCGCCGAACCGGCGCGGCTTTTTTTCTTTCAACTCCCGGCACCCTCGTGATTTTTGTCACGATTTTTCCCGCAACCTGAGGTAAAGCTGACGCAGTTTTTTTGAAGGAGATTGTCCTTGCATATTCTGCTTGCAGCTCTTGGCATTTTAGCCGCTGGCGCTTTTTGGATCTATCGAGTTCGCAGGGTCGCCGACAACACCAGGGTGGTGCTTGATGCTGCTCAAGACATCAAGGCAGCCGCACGGCGTTTCGGTTTCAGGACACGAGCAAACCAGCACCCGGCGGAAGGTGTCGATGACCCTCGTGTTTCGGCTGCAGCTCTGCTGGTCCTCGTCGCCGATACCGATGGCGGCATTTCCAGAGCCGAACAGGATATGATCCTGGAACAGCTTCAGTCGGTGTTTGCAATGCCTGCCGGTGAAGTGGAGGAACTGTTCCAGTTTGCCAAATGGCTCGCCAATCAGAGCAGCAATCCGGACGACATGATCCGGCGCCTCATCAAACGTACGGTAAATCTTGGCGGCCGCGACACTCTGCCAGATTTGATCCGCATGGTCAGTGCGGTGGGAAAGGCCGACACCGGAACCCTTACAGACGACACCCAACAAGTGATCGAGCGTCTCAAACAACTGAATGCCTGAGATCTAATTTTACGTCACGTAACTTTAGTATCGAAAGATAAGTTCTGCATCTTCGTTTCGCATGTTTCAGCATGATTTGAAGACTGCTTTGCCAAAAGAAAGTTGATTAACAGATTACAACAGAGTTCTATGGATATACGCAGTCTGATTTATTCAGCCTTCACTGTTGAAAAGTATAAATACCAAATCCTGTCAAAACAGGTTTCAGGGAGACATGATGGCCGTAAGCGTACCAGAGGCAAGGACACGCAGGGTTCGGTCGTGGGGTGACGCATGCCGCTGCCTCGTGGTGGCAGCCATTGTGATGTTTCCATTTTATGGTCAACCTTCCGCAGCCGAAGATGGCGCGTCGTTGAAGAACCACATCCTCGGTCTTGGAACCTGCCCTCCCTGGAACCCGCAATCGGTCGAAATCTGCCGTTACAGCGTGGACAAGGTGATGTCCTCACTGGCCCCGAGGCTCGACGCCGGGCCCGACCGACAACACTTGCTTGTCAACGAGGGCGCCAGTGCTGCGGCACTCAAACTCAAGGCAACCGAACTCGCCAACAAGCTCGGACCTGAAGACCGGCTGGTGATCTATGCCAACTTGCCACTTGGTGTTGTCGAGCAAACCGGCACCGCTGACCAAACCAACTATGCACTGGAACTCTGGGCCAGCGCCAAGCCCGAGACAACGCTTCAGGCGATCAGCGACGGAACCTGGATGTCTGCTTCTGCGTTTGCGGCACTGATCCACGCCATTCCTGCTGGTGAAGTCATTTTGATACTCGACACCAACAATCCTCAGGCGTTCGACCTTGGCCTTCTTGAACATCATGCGGTCGATAACAAGAACAGGCCGGAAGCGTTGGTCATTTCCTCTGGTCCAGGCCAGTCAGCCAATTATTCCGCAGACCGCACGATATCGCTGTTCGGAAAGCATCTCGCTGTCGCGTTGCACGCTGGCGAAGGCACCCTGCAAGACATCGTGACGACGGCTGTCAACGGCACCCGGCAGGCGGCCATTCCCATCTGCGCGGAACTCAAGGAAAAGCGCGGCGAGACAACCGAACCGCAGCCCGACTGCACCCAGGTGCCGGAAATACACGATCCCGATGCCCTGCTGAACAGGACCGTGCTTCTGCCACTGTCGGAATCCAACGTGAACTGAAGCAGGCGTTTAGCTGGCCAGGTTCTTCTGGTTGGCCGCTTCAAACACCTGCAGCCCGCCGAACTTCAGCCGATCGAGCGCCTCACTCACTTCTTCCGGGATACTCCGGACAAGTTTGGACGTCGGCGCGGGCATTCCAATCAGATAACCCTGAGCTTCGTGGCATCCGCGCTGTGCCAACAGGCAGAGCTTTTCCGTGTCTTCCACGCCTTCGGCGACGACGCGCATCTTGAGAGCCTTGCCGAGCCTGACCACCGTTTCGATGATCGCCAATGAACCGTAATTGCGCTGTGCTTCGGAAACGAAGGACCGGTCGATCTTGATGCAATCGAAGGGAAAGCGGCTCAGGTAGCTGAGGGACGAATAACCGACGCCGAAATCGTCCAGCGCTATTTTCACCCCGATTTCCTTCAGGCGTGTCAGTACCGCCAATGCTCTGGCGTCGTCTTCAATCAGGGTGTTTTCGGTGATTTCCAGTTCGATCCGCTCAGCCGGAACACCTGACGTTTCGATGGCTCTGCGAACGTCATCGACAAAATCCCGATCACGGAACTGAACCGGGCTGACGTTGATGCTGATGCTGGCAGTCGTGATTGTCGAAGAGGCTATCCTCAAGGCTTCAGCCAACACATATTTGCCGATCGGAACGATCTGTCCGGAAGCCTCCGCGACGGGAATGAACTCGGCAGGACTGACAAGCCCACGCTCTGGATGGTTCCAGCGGATGAGCGCTTCATAGCTGACGATACGCGCGGATGCCAGGCACATGCGCGGCTGGAAAAACAACTCGAATTCGCCCGCCGAGAGTGCCGTATTCATGTCCTTTTCCAAGGCCCTGCGCTGGCGGACTTCATCCCCCATGCCCGGCTGGAAGACACAATAGGTATGCCGTCCGCCGTTCTTGGCGTTGTAAAGAGCGATGTCGGCATTGGAGATGACCTGGTCTTCGGCGTCGTATCCGGTCATCAGCGCAACACCGATGCTTGCTCCCGGTTTCAGAATTAGCCCGTGGCCACAGTCGATCGGCTCTGACAGGGACTTGACCAGACGCATGGCCATATCCTCTGCCTGATTGGCGAATTGGATGCCGTTCTGGATGATCGCAAACTCATCGCCGCCGAGGCGTGAGACGGTATCGCCGTGGCGGCACGAGTGGCGCAAACGCTCTGCGGTGACCCGGATGACGATGTCACCGACCGGGTGACCGTGCAGATCATTGATATCCTTGAAGCGGTCCAGATCTATGATCAGAAGGGCTGCCGACATACCATGCTGCTTGCACTTGCCGATGGTCTGTTTGAGCTCGGCATTGAAAACGGCGCGATTGGGCAGGTCCGTCAACGGATCGTGCTGGGCAAGGTGCAGGATCTGTGCCTCAGCCTTCTTGCGCTCCCTGAGATCAACCAGAGCGGAGACGCGAGTCGGAATGCCGCGATAGGAAATGACACGGGTGCGTATCTCGACGGGCACACGCTCACCGGAGCGGTTGATCAGAGTGACTTCCCTCGGTTCCTTTTCCGCCTTGACCAGATGCTCCTCGAGCGTGCCGGCGAGTTCGTTGTCGACAAACTCGTACAGTCCGCGCATCTCGAGTTCGTCAATCGGATAGCCGATGAGATCCTCAAAGGTCTTGTTGCCGTCCAGGATCCGTCCGTCGACCGAAATGACGATTGCATCGAATGTGGCGTTGGCAAGGGCCGACAGGCGTTCAGCCTCTTCGCGCGTGCGCTTGGCATCTGCGGCACGATTGTGAGCCTGTTCCTCGTTCTGAACGGTATCCATGAGCGCATTGAACAGTCGCGTCAGGCGTTCTGAATCATCACCCTTGGCAACTTCCAGTCTCATGGAAAGGTCCGCCTTGCCGGCAATCAGGCGATCAAGTGCATCTTCCACATGTCCGATACCGAGCCGCGTGCCGTGCTCCGCCTCGTTGAGGCCAAGATCCTCGCTTGCAAGGTCGAGCCGGATCGGCTGCATCTTGTTCAGGACGGACAGGACAAGCCAACCGGACCCGAAACTCCAGACAAAGCAGGCAAGCGCTCCGGTGAACTGGACCAGAAACTGCGGCAGATGAGCTCCCAGCGGCAACTGGTCTGCTGGTGCCAGAAGCGCCAGTCCCAGCGTACCGGCAACGCCTGAAAATCCATGTACGCTGATTGCGCCGACGGGATCGTCAATCTTCAGGACACGTTCCAGAAGGACCGCACCGAAAATGGCAACGGCACCACCGGCGGCACCGATCACCAGTGCACCGACCGGGGTCAGAAGATGGCAACCGGCAGTGACGGCAACCAGGCCACCCAATAGCCCCGAGATCGAGTTTTCCGGCAGAATGACCTTGTCTTTCTGCCGGCCAAGAAGATACCCCGCCCCGGTGCCAGCCGCGGCGGCAAGAACGGTGTTGGCAAGGATCATCGGCACATGCCAGGAGGCGGCAAGTGTGGAGCCGCCGTTGAAGCCGAGCCAGCCGACAAAAAGGATCAACGCACCAGACGTTGCAAGAACGGAACTGTGGCCCTGAATGCGATAGGCCCGCCCGTCGACTCCGAAGCGGCCGGATCTCGGCCCCAGGATCACACAGGCAGCCAGCGCGATCCATGCGCCCGTGCCATGGACCACCGTTGACCCGGCGAAATCGACAAAGCCGATGTTGGCAAGCATTGCCGTGGCATCTGAAAACAGCGCCTGTCCCCAGGCCCAATGCGCAAACACAGGATAGATCAGCCCGGCAGTCAGCACGGAACACCAGATATACGCCGAAAGGCGCATGCGTTCAGCCACCGCACCGGAAATGATTGTTGCCGCCGTACCGCAGAACATGACCTGGAAGGCGAAGATGGTCAGGCCCCAGGGATCAAGGTCGGACAGACCGAACAGCCGCGTGTCAAATCCCGCAAACCAGCTTCCGCCGGCGCCGAATGCCAGCGAAAAGCCAAAGACCGCAAAGATCAGAACGGAGACGGCGAGATCGAGAAGGTTCTTCTGGGCAACGTTGATCGAATTCTTGGAACGGACGAGGCCAGCTTCCAGCAACATGAAACCAACTTGCATCAACAAAACCAGCCCGGCTGCAAACAGCACCCAGACCATGTCCAGGCTCTTCTGGAAAGTCGCCAGCTCCATTGTCTGCGCGGCCACTGCAGGCCCCGCCACCAGAATACCGGCACCGCAGAGAACGGATCTAGTGTATGCCGCCCGGCTCATGATGTATTTGCCCCATCGTTCGAAAACACAGGCATGATTTCGCCGAGAGGTTAATTCTGTCTTGCTAATTTTGTCAGGTCTTTTACTGCAAAATGGATGCCCATTTCTTCAGCAATCTCACCTAAATTCAAATGAACAAAACCCTAAATTTAACTAACTGAAATAATTGATCAAATTCGCCCCAACCACGCCAGCACCAACGCCGTACCGGGTATATCCCCGCAGAAAACATGCTCAAAATTCAAGCAGCTAACAATCTGTAAAACCTGAAGAATTTCTGCCGCCACTTGCCAACAGGCAGTTTCACTTCAACTCACACAAGCGGATTGCAGGAGCATCTTTTTCAACGGCCCTGCAGTGTTCTAACCGGTAGTCCCATCAGGGAGCGCACATGCCCGCCCGGCAATGGCCTCTCCAGTTCCAGCAACAGCTGCCTCCGCCTGGCGCACCGCTACCACACCCTTGAGCCGGGCAGTCAGCCACGTCCAGTCTTGAGGATCCACCCTCACCTCTCCCGTTGCGCTTCGTGGAGGGATCTCCCGGAAGCCATCGTCCTGGGCGTCGGCAATCGCAAAGCGGAAAACATAGTTCGGGGTCATGCCCATGCGCAGATCGGAGATGACAAGCTTTCCGTCGTCCAGTTCGGCCCTGTAGTAGCCACGGCTGAACCAGTCCAGTTTCCGGAAGGCCTGCGTATCTTCAACACAGGAAACGAGTTCCGGGTGTCGCGGATGGGTATAGATCTCCGGTGTCCCGCCGTCGTCCAGAAGCGAATAATACAGATTGTCGTAGCGGTCTTCCTGAAGGCCGATGACCTTCCAGACGAGAATGTTGAAGGGAGCAGCAATTGCAAAAACCTTGTCTGGAAGAATGCCTTCCTGCCTGAACAGATCCTGCGCTTTCTGCTCGACATGACGCTGAAGGACGACGCTCAGGCCAAGATATCCGGTCGAAACCACCAGCGCAGCCGTCATCCAGGCCTGAAAGCGCCGTGTCCAGTTTTTCCTGAACAGAGCCCAGATCACGACGGCCAGAAGAGGCAGGGTATAGAGCGGATCAATAATAAACACCGACCCGACGCCGACGGGATCTGGATAAAAAGGCCAGAACAGCCGCGTGCCGTAGACCGTCATCGCATCAATGCCGGCGTGGGTGGCAAGACACAGGAAGACAGTAAGCCAGGCCAGCCAGCGGCAGTCCCTCAAGCCCTTGAACAGCCTTATGAGCCCCTCACCCAACAATGGCGCCGCCAATGCATGTACAAAGACCGAATGGGTCCAGCCGCGATGGTAGACAAAACTGTCGATGGGATCGTCATAGGGGATCAGGACATCCAGGTCCGGCAATGTCCCGAGGACACCGCCGATAAGAGCAGCCTTTCTGGGGCCAAGTTTTTTGCCAAGGAGTGCTGTGGAGACGGCTGCGCCGAGAACAAACTGGGTAAGAGAATCCATCTACTGCCTTGGATCTGAACCGGAAGGTAAGCCGGATATGTGCGGCGGAAGCATGCGAATGACAAGGGTCTTTGGCGAATTGATTTCCCGAACCACCTACAAGCCTTCAGTCTGAAGCGATTGTCTTGCCTTGTCATAACCTTGAAATGACAAACGCCCCGCGGCCTTTCGGGCGCAGGGCGTTGCAGTTTCGGTGCCGAATTTCAGTTCAGCTCGTCGTCAGTCGACCACCCGGAAGGCACCCTTGGAAGCGCTGGTGGTCAATTTGGCGTAGGCGCGAAGTGCCGTTGAAACCTTGCGCTTGCGGATCTCGACCGGCTTCCAGGCCTGATCGCCCTTTGCTTCCATTGCAGCGCGGCGTTCGGCAAAGACTGAATCCGGCAGATCGACCTTCAGAACACGGTTCGGAATATCGATCACGATAGGATCGCCTTCCTCGACCAGTCCGATAGCACCACCTTCGGCAGCTTCCGGCGAAATGTGGCCAATGGACAGGCCCGAAGACCCACCCGAGAAACGGCCATCGGTGATCAACGCGCAAGCTTTCCCGAGACCCTTGGATTTCAGGTAGCTGGTCGGATAGAGCATTTCCTGCATGCCCGGACCGCCGCGCGGACCTTCGTAGCGGATCAGCACCACGTCGCCTTCCTTGACCTTGTTGGTCAGGATCGCGGAGACGGCACTGTCCTGGCTCTCGAAGATCCGAGCCGGACCGGAAAACTTCAGGATGCTTTCGTCAACACCGGCAGTCTTCACCACACAGCCATCCTCGGCAATGTTGCCGTAAAGCACGGCGAGGCCGCCGTCCTTGCTGTAGGCATGTTCAGCTTCTCGGATGACACCGGCCTTGCGGTCGATGTCGAGATCGTCCCAGCGACGCTCCTGGCTGAAGGCAACCTGTGTCGGCACCCCGCCCGGCGCTGCCCGGAAGAAATTGTGCACGCTCTCGGAATTCGTCTGGCGAATATCCCAACGCGAAAGAGCTTCCTTCATCGTTGCGGAGTGGACGGTCGGAAGGTCCGTGTGCAGCAGCCCTGCCCGGTCCAGTTCGCCGAGAATACCCATGATGCCGCCCGCCCGGTGGACGTCTTCCATGTGGATGTTTTCGACCGCGGGCGCGACCTTGCAGAGCACCGGAACCTGTTTCGACAGACGGTCGATGTCATCGATCGTGAAGCCGATTTCGCCTTCATGGGACGCTGCCAGAAGGTGCAGGATCGTGTTGGTGGATCCACCCATGGAGATATCGAGGCTCATGGCGTTCTCGAACGCCTTGAAGTTCGCAATGTTCCGCGGCAGCACGCTTTCGTCGTCCTGCTCGTAGTAGCGTTTAGCAAGATCGACGATCAGATGCCCAGCTTCCACGAAAAGCCGTTCGCGATCTGCGTGGGTTGCCAGCGTCGAGCCGTTGCCCGGCAAGGCCAGACCAAGGGCTTCCGTCAGGCAGTTCATGGAGTTCGCCGTGAACATGCCCGAGCAGGATCCGCATGTCGGGCAGGCATTCTGTTCCATTGTCAGAACGTCTGCATCGGACATCCGGTCGTCGGCAGCGGCAATCATCGCGTCGATCAGGTCGACAGACTTGGCAACGCCATTTTCCAGCACCACCTTGCCGGCTTCCATCGGCCCGCCGGAAACGAAGACAACCGGAATGTTGAGCCGCATGGCAGCGTTCAGCATGCCCGGTGTAATCTTGTCGCAGTTGGAAATACAGACCAGCGCATCCGCGCAATGGCCGTTGACCATGTATTCGACCGCATCGGAAATCACTTCGCGCGAGGGCAGCGAATAGAGCATGCCATCGTGACCCATGGCGATACCGTCATCGACCGCGATGGTGTTGAATTCCTTGGCGACACCGCCAGCCTTTTCCACTTCTCGGGCAACCAGCTGGCCAAGGTCCTTCAGATGGACGTGGCCCGGCACAAACTGTGTGAAGGAGTTGGCGATGGCGATGATCGGCTTGCCGAAGTCGTCGTCCTTCATGCCGGTCGCGCGCCAAAGGCCGCGCGCACCAGCCATGTTGCGGCCGTGAGTGGATGTTCTGGAACGATACGGGGGCATTTTCGTTTCTCCCTACGTGTGCAGGCCTTTGTCCCTCCGGCGCGACGTGCTGCCGGAGCGGATCAGGTTTCCGCGCCCGATTTAGCTCTGATATGGGTTTGACAGGTTTTTTTGCCGAACGAAAGGCCGGAATGGGAAAAAAGAGTACGCTCCGGTACGGTTACCAGTCACAGCTGTGGCCGATGCTGAAATCACTCCGGTTTATTGCCTTCGATACGCCCCCGGCGACGTCCCGACAATTCGTTTGAAGGCCCGTGCAAATGCTGCTTCGGACTCGTAGCCGAGCCCGATGGCAATCTCCGCCAGTGTACGCTTTCCGTCCCTCAGATCCATTCGTGCCAATTGCATGCGCCAACGCAGGGCATACTGCATGGCACCTTCCCCGGTCAGCTGCTTGAAGCGCGCGGCAAACGCGGAACGTGACATACCAGCTCTTTCCGCCAATCTGGCAATGGTCCAGCCTTCCTGCGGAGCCCGGTGAAAGGCCTGCAGGGCCCGCCCGATCTTCGGATCGCGCAAGGCTGCAAGCCAACCTGTTTCAAGTGCCTCGTTGCTCTGCAGCCACGCCCGGATCGCCTGTACGACGAGAATATCCGTCAGGCGTGTCAGCACCGTTTCTCCGCCCGGCTGCGGATTGCGCGCCTCTTCTGCCAGGTATTTCAGCGTGCTGTAGATCCATGGGCCAGCGTGCTGAGCGAAGGTGTCCAGTCTTATGAGCGGGGGCAACAGCTGCTGCAGTCGTTCGGCTGCCGCGTGGTCGAGCTTCAACACACCACAGGTCATCCGGGTGACGGCCCCGCCCCCATCAAAAATCATGGTTTCGTAGGACGGGCTGTGGCGGATGGCAGGAATGTCGAACAGAGGCGTCGCGACAGCTTCGGCATCACTTTTCATGACAACCGGCTTGCCATGCGGCAACAGCACAAGCTGCCCGGCGGTCAAGGAAATCGTCTCGCAGTGCTCGGTCTGCAGCAAACAACTCCCCTCGGTCACCACCAGAAGAACCATCTGTCCACCCATGTCCGGAACATCAATCGCCCAGGGAGCTGACAGTTCGGGATTGCAGTAGAAGGTTCCCGTGAGCCTTAGAAGATGCAACACATCGCCAAGCGGGGCAAAATCCAGCGAAGGCGAGGATTGGTCAGCTTGCAAGACCGGGCTCGGCAAGGACATCAGGAACTCCCTCTTGAACGCTGGTCACCTGCCCAGAAATATGGACGATCTGCAAGTTTTCTTATTCTTTATATCATAGATCATCTGGCGCTCGTATCAGATCCTGGTTTCCAGTTCAAACGAACCGGAGACAGCCAATGAACACCCTGAGCAAAAAAGCCGCCCTCGCCCTGTCCGCCCTGACCTTTCTGGTGATCGGCTCCCTCATCGTCTTTGCGCCGGAGCTTCTGTTTTCTTCAAACGGAATAACCCTCAATCCCTCCGCGGCGATGATGAGCGAGGTTCGCTCCCCCGGCGTCCTCATCTTGCTGGCGTGTTTCGCCGCTTCGATGGGTCTTTTCTATCGTTCGTGGGAGACAATCGGATTGCTGGTGTCCGCCGCCTTGCTGCTTGGCTATGGCACAGGCCGGCTTGTCAGCCTGGCCCTCGACGGCATGCCCCCTGCACCACTTGTCGCCGCTGCCGCAGTGGAGTTGGGACTTGGCTGCTGGTGTGCCGCTCAACTGCTTGCCAGCAGGGCAAATCCCCCTTTGCACGCATAAAAAGAAAGCCGGTGCGGGTCGAAACCCTGCACCGGCTATCCTTCAGACCGCCCCGGAGGGGGTGGATGTCGGGCGGCCCGAAACCTTCTGGATTACTCCGCCGCGACAGACGCTTCTGCCAAGGTGGGATAATCCGTGTAGCCTTTTTCGCTGCCGCCATAGAGCGTATCGGTATCCAGCGCGTTCAGCGGAGCATTCTTCTCCAGCCTCTCGACCAGATCCGGATTGGAGATGAACGGACGGCCGAACGCGACCAGATCGACTACGCCTGTTTCCACTGCCTCAATTGCGGAAGCACGGTCGTAACCGTTGTTGCCCATATGGGCGCCGTCGAAGAGTGCGTAGAGAGCTGACAAATCACCACCATTCGGGATATCGCGCGGACCACCGGTCTGGCCTTCAACCAGATGCAGGTAGGCAAGACCATAGCCGTTGAGCAATTTGATCGCGTGCGAGAAGGTCGCTTGCGGATTGCTGTCGGCAATGTCGTTGGCGCTGGAGAACGGGCTCAGCCTGATGCCGACCCGGTCACCACCCAGCACACCAACGACGGCATCCATGACTTCCTTCAGGAAGCGGGTCCGGTTCTCGATGGATCCGCCGTAGGCATCGTCACGCTTGTTGGAGCCGTCGCGCAGGAACTGGTCGATCAGATAACCGTTGGCAGCGTGCACTTCGACACCGTCGAAGCCAGCTTTCTTCGCGTTTTCGGCGGCTTTTCTATAGTCCTCGACAATGC includes these proteins:
- a CDS encoding TerB family tellurite resistance protein, whose amino-acid sequence is MHILLAALGILAAGAFWIYRVRRVADNTRVVLDAAQDIKAAARRFGFRTRANQHPAEGVDDPRVSAAALLVLVADTDGGISRAEQDMILEQLQSVFAMPAGEVEELFQFAKWLANQSSNPDDMIRRLIKRTVNLGGRDTLPDLIRMVSAVGKADTGTLTDDTQQVIERLKQLNA
- the amt gene encoding ammonium transporter, producing the protein MSRAAYTRSVLCGAGILVAGPAVAAQTMELATFQKSLDMVWVLFAAGLVLLMQVGFMLLEAGLVRSKNSINVAQKNLLDLAVSVLIFAVFGFSLAFGAGGSWFAGFDTRLFGLSDLDPWGLTIFAFQVMFCGTAATIISGAVAERMRLSAYIWCSVLTAGLIYPVFAHWAWGQALFSDATAMLANIGFVDFAGSTVVHGTGAWIALAACVILGPRSGRFGVDGRAYRIQGHSSVLATSGALILFVGWLGFNGGSTLAASWHVPMILANTVLAAAAGTGAGYLLGRQKDKVILPENSISGLLGGLVAVTAGCHLLTPVGALVIGAAGGAVAIFGAVLLERVLKIDDPVGAISVHGFSGVAGTLGLALLAPADQLPLGAHLPQFLVQFTGALACFVWSFGSGWLVLSVLNKMQPIRLDLASEDLGLNEAEHGTRLGIGHVEDALDRLIAGKADLSMRLEVAKGDDSERLTRLFNALMDTVQNEEQAHNRAADAKRTREEAERLSALANATFDAIVISVDGRILDGNKTFEDLIGYPIDELEMRGLYEFVDNELAGTLEEHLVKAEKEPREVTLINRSGERVPVEIRTRVISYRGIPTRVSALVDLRERKKAEAQILHLAQHDPLTDLPNRAVFNAELKQTIGKCKQHGMSAALLIIDLDRFKDINDLHGHPVGDIVIRVTAERLRHSCRHGDTVSRLGGDEFAIIQNGIQFANQAEDMAMRLVKSLSEPIDCGHGLILKPGASIGVALMTGYDAEDQVISNADIALYNAKNGGRHTYCVFQPGMGDEVRQRRALEKDMNTALSAGEFELFFQPRMCLASARIVSYEALIRWNHPERGLVSPAEFIPVAEASGQIVPIGKYVLAEALRIASSTITTASISINVSPVQFRDRDFVDDVRRAIETSGVPAERIELEITENTLIEDDARALAVLTRLKEIGVKIALDDFGVGYSSLSYLSRFPFDCIKIDRSFVSEAQRNYGSLAIIETVVRLGKALKMRVVAEGVEDTEKLCLLAQRGCHEAQGYLIGMPAPTSKLVRSIPEEVSEALDRLKFGGLQVFEAANQKNLAS
- a CDS encoding metal-dependent hydrolase — its product is MDSLTQFVLGAAVSTALLGKKLGPRKAALIGGVLGTLPDLDVLIPYDDPIDSFVYHRGWTHSVFVHALAAPLLGEGLIRLFKGLRDCRWLAWLTVFLCLATHAGIDAMTVYGTRLFWPFYPDPVGVGSVFIIDPLYTLPLLAVVIWALFRKNWTRRFQAWMTAALVVSTGYLGLSVVLQRHVEQKAQDLFRQEGILPDKVFAIAAPFNILVWKVIGLQEDRYDNLYYSLLDDGGTPEIYTHPRHPELVSCVEDTQAFRKLDWFSRGYYRAELDDGKLVISDLRMGMTPNYVFRFAIADAQDDGFREIPPRSATGEVRVDPQDWTWLTARLKGVVAVRQAEAAVAGTGEAIAGRACALPDGTTG
- the ilvD gene encoding dihydroxy-acid dehydratase, whose product is MPPYRSRTSTHGRNMAGARGLWRATGMKDDDFGKPIIAIANSFTQFVPGHVHLKDLGQLVAREVEKAGGVAKEFNTIAVDDGIAMGHDGMLYSLPSREVISDAVEYMVNGHCADALVCISNCDKITPGMLNAAMRLNIPVVFVSGGPMEAGKVVLENGVAKSVDLIDAMIAAADDRMSDADVLTMEQNACPTCGSCSGMFTANSMNCLTEALGLALPGNGSTLATHADRERLFVEAGHLIVDLAKRYYEQDDESVLPRNIANFKAFENAMSLDISMGGSTNTILHLLAASHEGEIGFTIDDIDRLSKQVPVLCKVAPAVENIHMEDVHRAGGIMGILGELDRAGLLHTDLPTVHSATMKEALSRWDIRQTNSESVHNFFRAAPGGVPTQVAFSQERRWDDLDIDRKAGVIREAEHAYSKDGGLAVLYGNIAEDGCVVKTAGVDESILKFSGPARIFESQDSAVSAILTNKVKEGDVVLIRYEGPRGGPGMQEMLYPTSYLKSKGLGKACALITDGRFSGGSSGLSIGHISPEAAEGGAIGLVEEGDPIVIDIPNRVLKVDLPDSVFAERRAAMEAKGDQAWKPVEIRKRKVSTALRAYAKLTTSASKGAFRVVD
- a CDS encoding AraC family transcriptional regulator, with translation MSLPSPVLQADQSSPSLDFAPLGDVLHLLRLTGTFYCNPELSAPWAIDVPDMGGQMVLLVVTEGSCLLQTEHCETISLTAGQLVLLPHGKPVVMKSDAEAVATPLFDIPAIRHSPSYETMIFDGGGAVTRMTCGVLKLDHAAAERLQQLLPPLIRLDTFAQHAGPWIYSTLKYLAEEARNPQPGGETVLTRLTDILVVQAIRAWLQSNEALETGWLAALRDPKIGRALQAFHRAPQEGWTIARLAERAGMSRSAFAARFKQLTGEGAMQYALRWRMQLARMDLRDGKRTLAEIAIGLGYESEAAFARAFKRIVGTSPGAYRRQ
- a CDS encoding DUF4345 domain-containing protein, coding for MNTLSKKAALALSALTFLVIGSLIVFAPELLFSSNGITLNPSAAMMSEVRSPGVLILLACFAASMGLFYRSWETIGLLVSAALLLGYGTGRLVSLALDGMPPAPLVAAAAVELGLGCWCAAQLLASRANPPLHA
- a CDS encoding alkene reductase translates to MSEAKLFSPAKAGAIELKNRIVMAPLTRNRARHEDDAPHDLTVKYYDQRAGAGLIITEASQISPQGKGYAWTPGIYSDAQVAGWKKVTDAVHAKGGKIVIQLWHVGRISHPVLQPGGADPVAPSAIAAKSKTFDGTQFVDTPTPRALDASEIPGIVEDYRKAAENAKKAGFDGVEVHAANGYLIDQFLRDGSNKRDDAYGGSIENRTRFLKEVMDAVVGVLGGDRVGIRLSPFSSANDIADSNPQATFSHAIKLLNGYGLAYLHLVEGQTGGPRDIPNGGDLSALYALFDGAHMGNNGYDRASAIEAVETGVVDLVAFGRPFISNPDLVERLEKNAPLNALDTDTLYGGSEKGYTDYPTLAEASVAAE